The Dyadobacter sandarakinus DNA window AGTCTCCGGGGATATGCCGGAGACTTGAATACTGGTTGGTCTGATGCAGGATCAGGCTGTGATTTCCTCTTCGAGTTGGGATGCATTCAGTTGCAGTACCTCGGTGGTGCGTGCCCTGGTTTTTGCAGCCAGTTCTCCATCTTTTGCAAGCGATTTTCCGTAAGATGGGATGATCTCTCTGAATTGTTCCTGCCATTCTTTGGACTTGGCTTCCCTGAAGCATCGGTTGATCAGATCGAGCATAATGGAAACGGATGTAGACGCACCCGGGGAAGCTCCCAGCAATGCAGCCAGCGAGCCGTCAGCCGCAGTCACCATTTCGGTACCGAATTCAAGTACACCTCCTACTTTCTTATCTTTTTTGATAACCTGCACACGCTGTCCGGCAGTTTCAAGGGTCCAGTCTTCGAGCTTCGCATCGGGCAGGTAATCCTTCAATGCATCCAGGCGGTCTTCGGGAGACTGACGTACCTGGTCGATCAGGTACTTGGTCAATGGAATATTATGGATCCCGGCGGCCAGCATCGGGCGAATATTGTTGAGCTTAATGGAAAGCGGGAGATCCATGTACGAACCATTTTTCAGGAACTTCGTTGAAAAACCTGCATATGGTCCGAACAAAAGGGCTTTCTGTCCATTAATCATGCGTGTATCCAGGTGGGGTACAGACATAGGCGGTGATCCCACAGATGCTTTTCCATACACCTTTGCCTGATGGCGTTCGATGATTTCGGGCTTGTTGCAAACCAGCCATTGTCCGCTCACCGGAAATCCGCCAAATCCTTTTCCTTCCGGAATGCCCGATTTTTCGAGTAAAGGCAGAGAGCCGCCTCCTGCTCCGATGAATACAAACTTTGTGCGGATTTTCTGTGACTTTCTGGTCGCCCGGTCTTTCACTTCAATGCCCCACTCACCAGTTTTCAGCTGGTCAATATCATCTACCTCGTGATTGAGGTACAACGCTACACCGTTTTGTTTTTCAAGATAGTCGAACATGAATTTGGTTAAAGCACCAAAGTTAACGTCTGTACCAAGGTCCATACGCGTCGCAGCTACTTTCTCCTGCGCATCACGGCCTTCCATCACGATGGGCACCCAGCTGGAAATTTCGTTTTTGTCCTCGCTGTACTCCATTCCTTTGAAAAGGTGGTGTTTTGTCAGTGCAGCATGCCTTTTACGCAGGTAGTTTACATTTTCTTCACCCCACACGAAACTCATGTGCGGGATTTTGTTGATAAAGCTTTCAGGTGTGTCGATCACGCCATTTTCAACGAGGTACGCCCAGAATTCTTTCGAGACTTCGAAGGATTCGGCGATTTTAACAGCCTTTTTGGTTTCGACAGAACCATCGGGAAGCTCGGGTGTGTAGTTCAGTTCGCAAAATGCAGAGTGCCCTGTGCCGGCATTGTTCCAGGGATCAGAGCTCTCGGCGGTAACCCTGTCGAGACGCTCGTAAATGGAAATGGTAATAGCAGGATTGAGTTTTTTCAGCAGCACACCCAGCGTTGCACTCATGATACCGGCTCCGATCAAAACTACATCGGGGGAGGTCGTTTTTGAAGACTTTTTGGTATTCATCAGAGAAAAAGTAGTATGTTATGGAGCTAGTAAAGCTCGGAAAAGTACAATAAACAATTGCTTAACAAAGAGTCTGACACAATTTGTTTCGAAAATAGTATAATTTCAAAAATAAAATTAACTCGCCTTACAAGTTCTTAACAAGGGTCAACTAAAACGTAGATCATTGCAACGAATCCGGTACCAAGCCGAAACATGCTACAAAAAAAATGCCACTCCGGTGAGGGAGTGGCATCTGGTGTATTATAATATTCTCAGATGCTTAATACTTAACACCTTTGATAAAGTCTTTCTCTTTAACTCCCAAAGCTTTAACAACCGCATTATAGTCTTTGAAATCAACACTTGAATTCAATCGGCCATATTGGGTAGTAGGAACCAGGATAATCCTGATAGATTCAAATTTACGTTCGGGAGCAACATCAGTCTGCTCTGACCAGCTTGTCGGGAATATCTTTACGAAAAATGTCCGACCGTTGAGAAGCGCATGTCTAAAGTTAAATGTCGATGACTGATCTCCAAAAGCAACACTCCCGGGAATATTATACCACCAGCCATTACTTTTGATGTAAACAAACACACCGCATGTGCTGAAGAACGCTGTATCTTGTGATGCAGCTACACCGAATGAATATCCTCCTGCATCTGAAAGTACACTGTCAGTTGTAATCACCTTAGCGCCTAATGCATCTTTTCCCGCTACACCGGTATCTCCTTTTGCGCCGGCTGCACCTGCGGGTCCTGCGGGTCCAGCTGGACCTACATCACCTTTGTCACCATCGCAACCCAGCGATACGGCAGCCAGACCTATCCATGCGATCAAAATTAGCTGTTTAATCATCTTAACGTGTTGTTTGAGTTTGTAGCAATTACTGTTTCGGACAAATATACTGATCTAAAACTCACAAAAAATCGTGCCCTGGCTATTTTAAAGCATATATTTATAAACAGACAGGAATTTTAATGTTACAATTCTATGATTTGATGCATTTTTGTACAACCTCATTACTCAATCTTCAACTGTCATTTTGGACATTGCATTAAAAACCAGTCGGCGCAATGCACACAATGGTAGAATTATTTGTGTATCATAAATAAATTTATTTTCGTTACTAATCCAATAATTAAGTCAATATACACTATAATAACCAGGTTTATGAAAGTAAAAAACTTTACATCATTTTTCAGTCTTGTTGTACTCGCATTCATTTTCACGGCTGCCAACGTCAACGCTCAATGGAGCGGTTCTTACGGTAACGAGTGGCTGGCGGGCAAGTATGGGCAAAGTTGGGTGCGTATCGGAGTTAATGCAACCGGCATTCATCGTATTCCAATCAGCTCATTGCCGTCGGCATTTCAAAATGCCGATAAAACGAAGCTTCAACTATGGAGGCGGGGAGTCCAGGTAAGCATTATCAAAGCGGATGCCACTGAGATCCTGTTTTATGCAGTACCTAATGACGGTGCGTCGGATCAACAGCTTTACCGGTTGCCGACTTCCAGGAAAAATCCGTATTTCAGCTTATACTCTAACGAAAGTGCATATTTCCTGACCATAGGAACCACAAATGGTGCAAGGGCAGCTGTTGAAAATACTCCTGTTGATGGTAGCATTACTCCGCTGGCATCTCATGTCAGGACGGAATTGAAAACCTATCAGAATGAGTTTACGCATACGACGCTATATTCTTTAAGGCCATCTACGCTAAATAGTTATTTTGAAGAGGGTAAAACTGGTACAGGAAGCCGCATTCCAATCTCCAATGCATTATCTACTATCTATACCAGCAATCCCAAGTCAATAAATTATACAAACAGCTACGTTCCTGAGCCTTTTTCATACCAGATAAAGGTGCCGGCAGAAGATGCGCAGCCGAATGTAAAAATTATGTTGAGCGGCCGTTATGGTAATCCGAAAGTTGATGTGTTTGCCGGGAAAAATGCCAATACCTTACGTCTTGCATCAACTGTTTATACGTCGGATTTTAATCCGTATGAGCTCTCATTTGACTTGCTGCCGGAAGACTATGATGCCACTGGCAATGGAACGCTGGGCTTTCAGTCAACAGTTAATCTTAACTACTTTTCGGTAACCTATTTTACAGTTACTTACGACCAGTTAATTGACATGCAGGGATTGGGCACGTACGAATTCAATTTTCCTGCTGCGGCCTCAGGGTCCAAATCAAGGATGACCATTGCAAATCCGGCTGCAAATACCAAGTTTTACGATATTTCAAATGTAAATCAGCCCAGGATAATTTCAGGTAATGCAGCTGATCTGATGGTTACGCGTAATGGATCAGCTTTGAAACTGCTGGCAACAAACCAGCAAGTAGAGGTATTGCCTGCCAAGATTTCGACGATCACATTTCCTCAATACAATCCTGCAAATACGGACTACCTGATCGTTACAAATCAGACACTTGAATCGTCTGCTGCTGCATTTGCAACTTACAGGCAAACTACTACGCCCGGACGGAAGTTTAAGCCTGCCGTAATGAAGATCAAAGATGTATATAACGTTTTTAACTATGGTGAACCCAGCCCCGTAGCAATCAGGCACATGGTTGACTATATGATTTCTGATGGGAATAAGGATAAGTACCTGCTTATTTTAGGTAAATCTGTTACGCGTCCTGACCGTGTTACCAAGGAGCTGCCAGATGAAGTTCCTACTGTCGGTTTTCCGGGTTCAGACGTACTGCTGACAGACGGGTTGCAGGGAACTCCGGAAGATGTGCCTGCTATACCTGTCGGAAGGATATCCGCTACGGCTAATCAGCAGGTGCTCGACTACCTTGCCAAAATTTCCACTTATGAGAGTCAAAAAGACTTGTCATGGCGTAAAAACGTGATGCACATGAGCGGAGGTAAAGACCAGTCTGAGATTAATCAATTCTCAGGTTATCTGGCAACTATAGGTGGAAATGTAACTGGCGCGCCTTTTTCAGGTACGGTTATACAAAAGATCAAGACAATTGCTGAGGACGTTCAGGAACAGATTACAATCGCTCCGGAACTCAATGGTACGGGTGCAACAATCAAAGG harbors:
- a CDS encoding malate:quinone oxidoreductase; the protein is MNTKKSSKTTSPDVVLIGAGIMSATLGVLLKKLNPAITISIYERLDRVTAESSDPWNNAGTGHSAFCELNYTPELPDGSVETKKAVKIAESFEVSKEFWAYLVENGVIDTPESFINKIPHMSFVWGEENVNYLRKRHAALTKHHLFKGMEYSEDKNEISSWVPIVMEGRDAQEKVAATRMDLGTDVNFGALTKFMFDYLEKQNGVALYLNHEVDDIDQLKTGEWGIEVKDRATRKSQKIRTKFVFIGAGGGSLPLLEKSGIPEGKGFGGFPVSGQWLVCNKPEIIERHQAKVYGKASVGSPPMSVPHLDTRMINGQKALLFGPYAGFSTKFLKNGSYMDLPLSIKLNNIRPMLAAGIHNIPLTKYLIDQVRQSPEDRLDALKDYLPDAKLEDWTLETAGQRVQVIKKDKKVGGVLEFGTEMVTAADGSLAALLGASPGASTSVSIMLDLINRCFREAKSKEWQEQFREIIPSYGKSLAKDGELAAKTRARTTEVLQLNASQLEEEITA
- the porU2 gene encoding putative type IX secretion system sortase PorU2 is translated as MKVKNFTSFFSLVVLAFIFTAANVNAQWSGSYGNEWLAGKYGQSWVRIGVNATGIHRIPISSLPSAFQNADKTKLQLWRRGVQVSIIKADATEILFYAVPNDGASDQQLYRLPTSRKNPYFSLYSNESAYFLTIGTTNGARAAVENTPVDGSITPLASHVRTELKTYQNEFTHTTLYSLRPSTLNSYFEEGKTGTGSRIPISNALSTIYTSNPKSINYTNSYVPEPFSYQIKVPAEDAQPNVKIMLSGRYGNPKVDVFAGKNANTLRLASTVYTSDFNPYELSFDLLPEDYDATGNGTLGFQSTVNLNYFSVTYFTVTYDQLIDMQGLGTYEFNFPAAASGSKSRMTIANPAANTKFYDISNVNQPRIISGNAADLMVTRNGSALKLLATNQQVEVLPAKISTITFPQYNPANTDYLIVTNQTLESSAAAFATYRQTTTPGRKFKPAVMKIKDVYNVFNYGEPSPVAIRHMVDYMISDGNKDKYLLILGKSVTRPDRVTKELPDEVPTVGFPGSDVLLTDGLQGTPEDVPAIPVGRISATANQQVLDYLAKISTYESQKDLSWRKNVMHMSGGKDQSEINQFSGYLATIGGNVTGAPFSGTVIQKIKTIAEDVQEQITIAPELNGTGATIKGLGMVSYFGHGSTYRTDLNAGYATDPAKGYNNTNKYPVLFYNGCGVGNVFSNLFDPTVNAATSRPMSLDWLLAPAKGAIVVFGNDWDAYASTSNEYLDRLYPLLFTSDDKRLSIGQILQNVAAQTKAAKGYTYNADQNSRVAGYYDADRANIHQVLLQGDPALKVLLTESALPVNFISFDAKVTSPSQVTLTWKTASERNNSHFIVEKSYNARNFEAIGRVEGKGDSESEATYNFIDTHPLAGTSYYRLTQVDVETIENGVKVQDQNIYSKLASVSRDNFDRLVVSPNPSADIAEIKLDAPVSIKSWNLFDINGRMIKKQQTGSKINLSGLQAGDYIIKITTLNGDVYTRKIVKL